Proteins encoded together in one Anopheles darlingi chromosome 3, idAnoDarlMG_H_01, whole genome shotgun sequence window:
- the LOC125955796 gene encoding paramyosin, long form translates to MSSSAVTTKTSKYTYRSSGGGTADVSIEYSADLSALSRLEDKLRLLQEDLESERGLRQRIEREKADLSVQVIQLSERLEEAEGGAEGQLEINRKRDAELTKLRKLLEDVHLESEETAHILKRKHQEIVTDFNEQLEALTKAKQRVEKEKSKLQAEIYELLSQVESVSKDKQISIKTIEKLEVQVTELNIRIEELNRTIIDITSHKTRLSQENIDLVKSVQDLKLSVESISFSKTQLNSQLEEARRRLEEDDRRRSMLESSLHQVETELESIRLQLEEESEARLDLERQLVKANGEAGTFKSKYEAECMARTEEVEEIRRKYTVRITESEEHIESLQARLSKLEKEKSRLTSEIEILIIDLEKANNGIREYTKRIEILEKTNIEIKTRLEETIALYDASQRDLRQRTADFQRLSHELDKTREQKDQLGRDNNKLQSELHEARSNVTELTRRLHEYEIELRRLENEREELTAAYKEAEAGRKAEEKRAQALSGEYSQFRHDTERRLLEKDEEIEVIRKQTSIEIEQLNARVVEAETKLKSEVQRIKKKLQIQITELEMSLDVANHTNIELQKTIKRQSLQLTELQAHYEEIQRQLQSTVDQYGIAQRRIQSLTGELEEIRVNYDSSLRAKRQVEVSLEEATTRINELSVVNANYASLKAKLESELQTLAGDYEEVTRELRVSDERYQKIQVELKHTVELLHEEQERIVKIETIKKSLEVEVKQLSIRLEEVEVNAVAGSRRIINKLEARLRDIEVELDEERRKHAETIKILRKKERSVKEVYIQIEEDQKNIQILQDALEKANQKIAAYKRQLVEQEQTSQQSVTKVRRFQRELEAAEDRADVAESNLTLVRAKHRTFVTTSTVPGSQVYLVQETTRTVNES, encoded by the exons atCGAACGCGAGAAGGCAGATCTGAGCGTGCAGGTGATTCAGCTATCGGAGCGCCTGGAGGAAGCGGAAGGTGGCGCCGAAGGACAG CTTGAGATCAACCGCAAGCGAGATGCCGAGCTGACCAAGTTGCGCAAGCTGCTCGAGGATGTGCACCTGGAATCGGAGGAAACCGCCCACATTCTGAAGCGCAAGCACCAGGAAATCGTCACCGACTTCAACGAACAGCTCGAGGCCCTGACCAAGGCGAAGCAGAG ggtggagaaggagaagtcgAAGCTGCAGGCCGAAATCTACGAGCTGCTGTCGCAGGTCGAGAGCGTGTCGAAGGACAAACAGATCAGCATCAAGACGATCGAGAAGCTGGAGGTGCAGGTGACCGAGCTGAACATCCGCATCGAGGAGCTGAACCGCACGATCATCGACATTACCTCGCACAAGACGCGCCTGTCGCAGGAGAACATCGATCTGGTCAAGAGCGTCCAGGATCTGAAGCTGAGCGTCGAGAGCATCTCGTTCTCGAAGACGCAGCTGAACTCGCAGCTCGAGGAGGCCCGCCGCCGGCTGGAGGAGGATGACCGTCGCCGTTCGATGCTCGAGTCCAGCCTGCACCAGGTTGAGACGGAGCTGGAATCGATCCGGCTGCAGCTGGAGGAGGAATCCGAGGCTCGGCTCGATCTCGAGCGTCAGCTGGTCAAGGCGAATGGTGAGGCCGGTACGTTCAAGTCGAAGTACGAGGCCGAATGTATGGCGCGCACCGAGGAGGTCGAGGAGATCCGCCGCAAGTACACGGTGCGCATTACCGAGTCGGAGGAGCACATCGAGTCCCTCCAGGCCCGGCTCAGCAAgctcgagaaggagaagagccGGCTGACCAGCGAGATCGAGATCCTGATCATCGATCTGGAGAAGGCCAACAATGGTATCCGCGAGTACACCAAGCGCATCGAGATCCTCGAAAAGACGAACATTGAGATCAAGACGCGGCTGGAGGAGACGATCGCACTGTACGATGCGTCGCAGCGCGATCTGCGCCAGCGCACGGCCGACTTCCAGCGTCTGTCGCACGAGCTGGACAAGACTCGCGAGCAGAAGGATCAGCTGGGACGCGATAACAACAAGCTGCAGAGCGAGCTGCACGAGGCCCGCAGCAACGTGACGGAGCTGACGCGCCGTCTGCACGAGTACGAGATCGAGCTGCGCCGTCTGGAGAACGAGCGCGAGGAGCTGACGGCGGCGTACAAGGAGGCGGAGGCT GGCCGCAAGGCAGAGGAGAAGCGTGCCCAGGCTCTGTCGGGCGAGTACAGCCAGTTCCGCCACGACACCGAGCGTCGCCTGTTggagaaggacgaggagaTCGAAGTGATCCG CAAGCAGACCAGCATTGAGATCGAGCAGCTGAATGCGCGCGTCGTCGAGGCGGAGACGAAGCTCAAGAGCGAGGTGCAGCGCATCAAGAAGAAGCTGCAGATCCAGATCACCGAACTGGAGATGTCGCTGGATGTGGCCAACCACACCAACATCGAGCTCCAGAAGACGATCAAGCGACAGTCGCTGCAGCTGACCGAACTGCAGGCCCACTACGAGGAGATCCAGCGCCAGCTGCAGTCGACCGTCGACCAGTACGGTATTGCCCAGCGCCGCATCCAGTCGCTGACCGGCGAGCTGGAGGAGATCCGCGTCAACTACGACTCGTCGCTGCGTGCCAAGCGCCAGGTGGAGGTGTCGCTCGAGGAGGCCACCACGCGCATCAACGAGCTGAGCGTGGTTAACGCCAACTATGCCTCGCTCAAGGCGAAGCTCGAATCCGAGCTGCAGACCCTGGCCGGCGACTACGAAGAAGTCACTCGTGAGCTGCGCGTCAGCGACGAGCGCTACCAGAAGATTCAG GTTGAGCTTAAGCACACTGTCGAGCTGCTGCACGAGGAACAGGAGAGAATCGTCAAGATCGAGACCATCAAGAAGTCGCTGGAGGTTGAGGTTAAG CAACTGTCCATCCGGCTGGAAGAGGTCGAGGTTAACGCCGTCGCTGGCAGCAGACGCATCATCAACAAGCTGGAGGCTCGCCTGCGCGACATCGAGGTCGAGCTGGACGAGGAAAGACGAAAGCACGCCGAGACGATCAAGATCCTGCGCAAGAAGGAGCGCTCGGTCAAGGAGGTGTACATCCAGATCGAGGAGGACCAGAAGAACATCCAGATCCTGCAGGATGCCCTGGAGAAGGCCAACCAGAAGATTGCTGCCTACAAGCGCCAGCTCGTCGAACAG gaacAAACGTCACAGCAGAGCGTCACGAAGGTTCGCCGCTTCCAGCGCGAGCTCGAGGCCGCCGAAGACCGTGCCGATGTGGCTGAGAGCAACCTGACGCTGGTCCGCGCCAAGCACCGCACCTTCGTCACCACCTCGACCGTGCCCGGATCGCAGGTCTACCTGGTGCAGGAAACCACCCGAACTGTCAACGAATCCTAA